Proteins from a genomic interval of Acetobacterium woodii DSM 1030:
- a CDS encoding BRO family protein, producing MSEIKVINEQEVLGKEFKIYGDIISPLFLAKDVAAWIEHNKPSEMLNKVDDEEKLKAIISHSGQNREMWFLTEYGLYEVLMQSQKPKAKVFKKEVKAILKQIRMTGGYIPVSGYDDKKAIADKASQIIQETVTFNKEEADILKRKAAYADQLVKDSTDLKATDYVLTLCTNGFTIGRNILLKWMRDNNYLQANNRPYQKYIDKGYLLAVIYTKESKSGGKLITSYTPLFTPKGQIYFFDKIMEAVENGTFAA from the coding sequence ATGAGCGAGATTAAAGTGATTAACGAACAGGAAGTATTGGGAAAAGAATTTAAAATATATGGAGATATCATTAGCCCATTGTTTTTGGCGAAAGATGTTGCAGCATGGATCGAACACAATAAACCAAGCGAGATGCTTAATAAAGTTGATGATGAAGAAAAGCTGAAGGCGATAATATCGCACTCAGGTCAAAATAGAGAAATGTGGTTCTTAACTGAATATGGGCTTTACGAAGTTCTCATGCAAAGCCAAAAGCCCAAAGCCAAAGTATTCAAAAAGGAAGTTAAAGCGATCCTAAAACAAATCCGAATGACAGGCGGCTACATTCCCGTTTCTGGATATGATGATAAAAAAGCAATTGCTGACAAAGCATCTCAAATTATCCAGGAAACTGTCACTTTTAATAAAGAAGAAGCCGATATTCTCAAAAGAAAAGCAGCATATGCTGATCAACTAGTTAAAGATAGTACAGACCTAAAGGCAACTGACTATGTTTTAACACTATGTACAAATGGATTCACAATCGGGAGGAATATTCTTTTAAAATGGATGAGGGATAATAACTACCTCCAAGCGAACAATCGACCCTATCAAAAATACATTGATAAAGGCTATTTATTAGCGGTTATCTACACAAAAGAGAGTAAATCCGGCGGTAAATTAATAACATCATATACGCCGCTATTCACACCGAAAGGACAAATATACTTTTTCGACAAAATTATGGAAGCTGTTGAAAATGGTACATTTGCAGCTTAA
- a CDS encoding Rha family transcriptional regulator yields the protein MCKEELPGTTEYFHRNKSAKDGLQYFCKECSKEYYANKKMKESMKEAVLALDDITEELSEDALINIENRDGVLVTSSRDIAKRFDKQHSHVLEAIRNLVVEFSTTKNMFIESTFKNRGKEYIECLLTRDGFSLLAMGFTGAKALKWKIKYIEAFNKMEEALRKQLVPTGKELLAMAFLEAKETMDKQVILIDSLQQKIIKDAPKISFADTLLKCEDTVHVGTFAKSLCVEGIENGQNRMFKWLRPGLHYYTKIF from the coding sequence ATGTGTAAAGAAGAATTACCAGGAACAACAGAATATTTTCACCGTAATAAATCAGCAAAAGATGGTTTGCAATATTTTTGCAAAGAGTGTTCAAAAGAATATTATGCAAATAAAAAAATGAAAGAATCCATGAAGGAAGCTGTTCTCGCTCTCGATGACATTACTGAAGAATTATCGGAAGATGCGCTGATCAATATCGAAAACAGAGACGGGGTCTTAGTAACCAGCAGCCGAGACATTGCTAAAAGGTTTGATAAACAGCATTCTCACGTGTTGGAAGCTATAAGAAATCTCGTGGTCGAATTTTCGACCACCAAAAATATGTTCATTGAATCAACTTTTAAAAACAGAGGGAAGGAATATATAGAATGCCTTCTCACTCGTGATGGTTTCTCTCTCCTAGCAATGGGCTTTACCGGAGCAAAAGCCCTTAAATGGAAAATCAAATACATCGAAGCGTTCAACAAAATGGAAGAAGCATTAAGAAAACAATTGGTTCCCACAGGAAAAGAACTTTTAGCAATGGCATTCCTCGAAGCAAAGGAAACGATGGACAAGCAAGTTATCTTGATTGATAGCCTTCAGCAGAAAATTATCAAGGATGCTCCCAAAATCTCCTTTGCTGATACGCTGCTAAAATGTGAAGACACGGTTCATGTCGGAACGTTTGCAAAATCATTGTGCGTTGAGGGAATCGAGAACGGGCAAAACAGAATGTTTAAATGGTTAAGACCTGGATTGCACTACTACACTAAGATATTCTAA
- a CDS encoding AbrB/MazE/SpoVT family DNA-binding domain-containing protein — translation MWIYPMLMRSRYNVDGENIVIKKYCKVEEHKTIQELFAGYVDDFEPTEINWGRPKGREVW, via the coding sequence GTGTGGATTTATCCGATGCTGATGCGGTCGAGGTATAATGTTGATGGTGAGAATATTGTTATTAAAAAATACTGCAAAGTTGAAGAACATAAGACTATTCAAGAACTCTTTGCTGGCTATGTTGACGACTTTGAACCGACTGAAATCAATTGGGGCAGACCAAAAGGACGTGAAGTCTGGTAA
- a CDS encoding AbrB/MazE/SpoVT family DNA-binding domain-containing protein: MQTTIIKVGNSQGIRLPKHILDSVDLSDADAVEV; the protein is encoded by the coding sequence ATGCAAACAACAATAATAAAAGTGGGCAATTCGCAAGGCATTCGGTTGCCAAAACATATATTAGACAGTGTGGATTTATCCGATGCTGATGCGGTCGAGGTATAA